The following coding sequences are from one Pocillopora verrucosa isolate sample1 chromosome 5, ASM3666991v2, whole genome shotgun sequence window:
- the LOC131780209 gene encoding uncharacterized protein produces MAQYEKNSYVCVCAKGYSGEHCETDIDECSASIWPCDVNANCQNTYGSHKCSCKSGFYGNGKTCIHSGWTLIARFSNSDGKNWMRDDGRWWYDQQIALGATNNSSKNDDMISTAFWSVSGRELKITRSDDPSHIPLLQTTGNCLGGQTFRSKITSYGDFRNGTVWASDQCLGSCPVQYSGQYKSTDGFKQADCNGSIQSANKIGFWCDWDAGDGAVMMIGGGGSSCARADHGIGITETAAASFVEIGHSQTEYDFGYDAMSSTPPNQSYSLNLWIR; encoded by the exons ATGGCACAGTACGAGAAGAACAGTTACGTGTGCGTTTGCGCGAAAGGATACTCAGGGGAACATTGTGAAACAG atattgacgagtgcagTGCTTCCATCTGGCCCTGTGACGTCAATGCAAACTGCCAGAACACCTATGGCTCCCACAAGTGTTCCTGTAAAAGTGGATTTTatggaaatggaaaaacatgTATACATAGCG GCTGGACTCTTATCGCTCGATTCTCAAACAGCGATGGCAAAAATTGGATGCGTGACGATGGTAGATGGTGGTACGACCAACAAATTGCCCTTGGAGCGACAAACAACTCTTCAAAGAACGACGATATGATTTCAACAGCCTTTTGGTCGGTCAGCGgcagagaattaaaaatcacgCGCAGTGACGACCCCAGCCACATCCCTTTGTTACAGaccacaggtaactgtttggGTGGACAAACATTTCGATCTAAAATCACAAGTTATGGCGACTTTAGAAATGGCACGGTCTGGGCCAGTGATCAGTGTCTGGGAAGTTGTCCAGTTCAATATAGCGGACAGTACAAGTCAACAGACGGGTTTAAACAGGCTGATTGCAATGGAAGCATCCAAAGCGCCAACAAGATCGGCTTCTGGTGTGACTGGGATGCTGGGGATGGAGCAGTGATGATGATTGGAGGAGGAGGAAGTAGCTGTGCACGCGCTGATCATGGGATTGGGATCACAGAAACTGCCGCTGCTTCTTTCGTTGAAATAGGTCATAGTCAAACTGAATATGACTTTGGTTATGATGCCATGTCAAGTACCCCTCCAAACCAGTCCTACTCGTTGAACTTATGGATCCGTTGA
- the LOC136280960 gene encoding uncharacterized protein, producing the protein MDSTKKHSAKCSIDAFHRCSSILSFISILLIVVLFLRMETINRNTKRNELRISDVEAHLKIAVLRKRAGNEGKLSKDFESGMETHNVDYRQRHKRNAALSPTPATITLQQIRQEINNKFNEVCNSSDRICQAGPPGPPGAPGYPGYKGEKGAPGSKGPPGPWGPTGVPGESGLRGPVGPQGEKGEKGDKGPVGARGIRGETGEKGRQGQKGSIGLKGNTGDRGLVSIQGPTRECVVPPKISVYPASQEVFINETAIFFCWVQGQTSSKITWRRLGGTLSDAIVEDGALRINGVQRSHVGSYMCSANTGLRNLTGFSTLQVKEPPTFVKKLPSLVIVDEGSVLSLCCEAVGSPPPNVEWSRARQVHSADTSLAFEEQGCLQYNPVGFNSDGKYVCRARNRFGLAETTTTVVVKTKVHSCEEVSKKNMERRPGSFELFAVNFGYKVYCDITASLEGWTLIARFSNSDGKNWMRDDGRWWYDQQAANGTTNDPSLNADMISPAFWSVRGSEFKITRTDDPSHTPLLQTTGNCLAGQTFRSKITSYGDFRNGKVWASNQCLGSCTVQYGGQYKSTDGFQQADCSGSIQSADKIGFWCDWNGGDGAVMMIGGGGGSSCERADHGIGITETDAASFVEDGNGEAEYDFGYDAWSNTPPNQSYSLNLWIR; encoded by the exons ATGGACTCTACGAAGAAACATTCAGCAAAATGCTCAATCGATGCTTTTCACAGATGCTCTTcaattctttctttcatttccattcTGTTGATTGTTGTGCTGTTCTTAAGGATGGAAACaataaacaggaacacgaaGAGGAACGAACTTCGCATTTCAGATGTTGAAGCTCACCTTAAGATCGCCGTTTTGAGGAAAAGAGCAGGTAACGAGGGGAAACTGTCAAAGG ATTTTGAAAGCGGAATGGAAACACATAATGTGGATTATCGCCAAAGACATAAAAGAAATGCTGCTTTGAGTCCAACGCCAGCAACTATAACTTTACAACAAATCcgccaagaaataaataacaagttcAATGAAGTTTGTAACTCCTCAGACAGAATATGCCAGGCAGGACCTCCGGGACCGCCAGGAGCCCCTGGGTATCCCGGATATAAGGGAGAAAAAGGGGCCCCTGGAAGTAAAGGACCACCAGGTCCATGGGGGCCCACTGGGGTTCCAGGCGAAAGTGGTCTTAGAGGACCTGTGGGACCTCAAGGAGAAAAGGGTGAAAAAGGTGACAAAGGGCCCGTTGGAGCTCGTGGTATTAGAGGAGAGACTGGAGAGAAGGGTCGTCAAGGACAAAAAGGATCTATTGGCTTAAAAGGGAACACAGGGGACAGAGGATTGGTTAGTATTCAGGGACCAACCAGAGAATGTGTCGTTCCACCTAAGATCAGTGTGTATCCAGCATCTCAGGAAGTCTTTATCAATGAGAcagcaatatttttctgttggGTTCAAGGCCAGACGTCGTCCAAAATAACATGGCGTAGACTTGGAGGTACTCTATCTGATGCTATCGTGGAAGATGGTGCGCTTCGAATCAATGGCGTACAAAGGTCACATGTGGGGTCGTATATGTGTTCAGCTAACACTGGTCTCAGAAATCTAACAGGTTTCAGCACTTTACAAGTAAAAG AGCCACCAACATTTGTCAAGAAACTACCATCTTTGGTCATTGTAGATGAAGGCTCCGTTTTAAGTCTCTGTTGCGAGGCTGTGGGCTCTCCTCCTCCTAACGTGGAATGGTCACGCGCTCGTCAGGTACACTCCGCTGATACATCATTGGCTTTCGAGGAACAAGGCTGCCTCCAATACAACCCTGTTGGGTTCAACAGCGACGGGAAATATGTCTGCCGCGCAAGAAACCGCTTCGGACTGGCAGAAACAACAACGACAGTAGTCGTCAAGACAAAAG TACATTCTTGTGAAgaagtttcaaagaaaaacatggagAGACGTCCCGGAAGCTTCGAGCTTTTCGCGGTCAATTTTGGATATAAA GTCTATTGTGATATCACAGCAAGTCTTGAAGGATGGACCCTTATCGCTCGATTCTCAAACAGCGATGGCAAGAATTGGATGCGTGACGATGGTAGATGGTGGTATGACCAGCAAGCTGCCAATGGAACAACAAATGATCCATCATTAAACGCTGATATGATCTCACCAGCATTTTGGTCGGTCAGAGGAAGCGAATTTAAGATCACGCGCACTGACGACCCCAGTCACACCCCTCTGTTACAGaccacaggtaactgtttggCTGGACAAACATTCCGATCTAAAATCACAAGTTATGGCGACTTTAGAAATGGCAAGGTCTGGGCCAGTAATCAGTGTCTGGGAAGTTGTACggttcaatatggcggacagtaCAAGTCAACAGACGGGTTTCAACAGGCTGATTGCAGTGGAAGCATCCAAAGTGCTGACAAGATCGGCTTCTGGTGTGACTGGAATGGTGGGGATGGAGCAGTGATGATGattggaggaggaggaggaagtaGCTGTGAACGTGCTGATCATGGGATTGGGATCACAGAAACTGACGCTGCCTCTTTCGTTGAAGATGGTAATGGTGAAGCTGAATATGACTTTGGTTATGATGCCTGGTCAAACACCCCTCCAAACCAGTCCTACTCGTTGAACTTATGGATCCGTTGA
- the LOC136281151 gene encoding uncharacterized protein, translating to MDSTEKAHRKRTDDVFRKSSSVLSFISILLIVALFLRMEMINKRTQINELRILAVESRMKTTNEADKNVKDKLKTITDFESVMRKHPVDHRKREKRNIAPNPTAGTVTLQQIRQEINNKFIEVCNSSDRICQAGPPGPPGALGYPGYKGEKGASGKVGPPGPSRPIGAPGVGGKRGPVRPQGVKGDKGDKGSVGAPGIKGDTGAKGRHGQKGSIGLKGNKGIRGLVGIQGPKGECVVPPKIIVYPLSQEVFINETAIFFCWVQGQTSSKITWRKLGGTLSDATVKDGALRINSVQRSHVGSYMCAAHTGLGIFRIAGSLLVKEIPQFTNKPPPKVVVEQATTVSLCCVATGSPRPKVEWTRHQRSTLFSPFFQEDGCLAVNTAKAHGEEDYICRATNSFGLTETVTTVIATKLMGLLRIDNRR from the exons ATGGACTCTACAGAGAAAGCTCACAGAAAAAGAACAGACGACGTCTTTCGAAAGAGCTCATCggttctttcttttatttcaattctacTGATTGTTGCGCTGTTCCTGAGGATGGAGATGATCAACAAGCGAACGCAAATCAATGAACTGCGCATTTTAGCCGTTGAAAGTCGCATGAAGACGACAAATGAAGCAGACAAAAACGTCAAGGACAAGCTGAAAACGATTACAG ATTTCGAAAGTGTTATGAGAAAACATCCAGTGGATCATcgcaaaagagagaaaagaaatattgctCCAAATCCAACGGCAGGAACTGTAACTTTACAACAAATCCGccaagaaataaacaacaagtTCATTGAAGTTTGTAACTCCTCAGACAGAATATGCCAGGCAGGACCTCCGGGACCGCCAGGAGCCCTTGGGTATCCCGGATATAAGGGAGAAAAAGGGGCCTCTGGAAAGGTAGGACCACCAGGCCCATCAAGGCCTATTGGGGCTCCAGGTGTGGGTGGCAAAAGAGGACCCGTAAGACCTCAAGGAGTAAAGGGCGACAAAGGCGACAAAGGGTCTGTTGGAGCTCCTGGAATTAAAGGAGATACTGGAGCGAAGGGTCGTCACGGACAAAAAGGATCTATTGGCTTAAAAGGGAACAAAGGTATCAGAGGATTGGTTGGTATTCAGGGACCAAAGGGAGAATGTGTTGTTCCACCGAAGATCATTGTGTATCCATTATCTCAGGAAGTCTTTATCAACGAGACAGCAATATTCTTCTGTTGGGTTCAAGGCCAGACGTCCTCCAAAATAACATGGCGTAAGCTTGGAGGTACCCTATCTGATGCTACCGTGAAAGATGGTGCACTTCGAATTAACAGCGTTCAAAGGTCACATGTGGGGTCGTATATGTGTGCAGCTCATACCGGTCTAGGAATTTTCAGAATCGCAGGCAGTTTACTCGTAAAAG aGATACCACAGTTTACTAACAAACCTCCACCGAAGGTCGTTGTAGAACAAGCAACAACTGTCAGCCTCTGCTGCGTGGCCACAGGTTCCCCTCGTCCTAAAGTTGAATGGACTAGGCATCAAAGGTCCACTTTGTTCTCTCCGTTTTTCCAGGAAGACGGATGTCTCGCAGTAAATACTGCAAAAGCACATGGTGAAGAAGACTACATCTGTCGAGCCACAAACAGCTTTGGGTTAACGGAAACAGTAACCACAGTGATTGCTACGAAATTAATGG gTCTACTGCGAATTGACAACAGACGGTAG